Proteins from a single region of Kluyveromyces lactis strain NRRL Y-1140 chromosome A complete sequence:
- the RBP95 gene encoding RNA-binding ribosome assembly factor RBP95 (similar to uniprot|P25617 Saccharomyces cerevisiae YCR016W), whose amino-acid sequence MSEHVPAWKRFQIKKSEEGNQIDDELDSLIVSTHLSNGSLSKKEKRRIIRGGNADSKSTGNKVAKKSKDRKREKLAKEDRLKKKETVLKDQLRYLIDFYTLKLEVELPEAVKELPSVKENVSIISPSEELADKNVVRDVWKFSKQKQNWLIKHFVITDEIPSAFNPLLVRYFQDLQGGSKAQLQESCLDVIEKQNKYLEQQKEEMAKIVLGEATEASKDQEKQSADDESKDKDVKTEMSKKSDESEEDTANKINEILPPSQELLERVRSMLDTWGVKYELNS is encoded by the coding sequence ATGTCGGAACACGTACCTGCTTGGAAAAGGTTCCAGATCAAGAAGTCAGAGGAAGGGAATCAGATCGATGATGAGCTAGACTCACTCATTGTGTCTACACATCTTTCCAACGGTTCACTTtcgaagaaagagaagagaaggATTATTAGAGGTGGCAATGCGGATAGTAAAAGCACTGGCAACAAAGTTGCAAAAAAGAGTAAAGACAggaaaagagagaaattGGCCAAAGAGGATAGACTtaagaagaaggaaactgTGTTGAAGGATCAATTGAGGTATTTGATCGATTTCTATACATTGAAGTTGGAAGTGGAGCTGCCGGAAGCCGTGAAAGAGCTTCCTAGTGTAAAGGAAAACGTATCAATTATATCACCCTCTGAGGAATTAGCTGACAAAAACGTAGTAAGAGATGTATGGAAGTTCAGTaaacagaaacagaatTGGCTCATCAAACATTTCGTTATCACTGATGAGATCCCATCAGCATTCAACCCGCTATTAGTGAGATATTTCCAGGACTTACAGGGTGGTTCGAAGGCTCAGCTACAAGAAAGTTGTTTGGATGTTATCGAGAAGCAAAATAAATATCTAGAGCAGCAGAAAGAGGAAATGGCTAAGATTGTGCTGGGAGAAGCTACAGAAGCATCCAAAGATCAAGAGAAACAGAGCGCCGATGATGAGTCCAAGGATAAAGATGTCAAAACAGAAATGTCCAAAAAGTCTGACGAAAGTGAAGAGGATACAGCTAATAAAATAAACGAGATCCTACCACCTAGCCAAGAGCTACTGGAAAGAGTACGTTCCATGCTCGATACCTGGGGTGTTAAATATGAACTAAATAGCTGA
- a CDS encoding uncharacterized protein (conserved hypothetical protein) — MNRNIETVNEEGSFVVDLLRKPFKLPSRYDDLPWESIEESKLTETDILDRKHVFPLLKVMPIRLFTTDIERSEMFESLKQYCQTERYNKFGADWPNELADSMGLDSLLDWDFDMEQIDDTASIPEYSPNHLLILTERTIHVLGSDAKFLAPNRIVDALVIPNQKCSDKNDTCILCLASGEIYSMDFHYHQTAEKYDIELVCSYKLDNVPPKFTAKLTYSSTNDLIGFVTSMHLMCVLSLHKRERAFFKLDFNVLLQLGCDIDTITWQSGKLLYIDYFKKNHVRVVEQDVQGYGFFECNFIINDVKDEDKILLLDRDNVLLVEGSMKKANIVSAGTEKIDVGSLDLVFASSADIIDYSLFKVIEEPFKSVNFLILNNWVILLSLVTDSNKVLVSELTRLAIPIDGLILERVVGYNEIAILVLSRGEVIRYTVDLNDITFQDTGINKLAIKPTVMLLNNILDEQWVFEGYEKIDHIYKYEHSTLLHSKNKLYDIPAKSADIQITFDLITFMSEFKVFHDVRVIDLKCAVSGSFQFGSISIRSDDPEVQQYVLIGISSICAPESYYLEIVKGEQIKFQLIDDLLPETEDTFIEFFTVRGTFLSITANNLYINDLEDIKQLPLPFSIKGAKSICIPKDIFSILIWNEDEISITDWKSGTTTSINIPEGFEKLHDIIEINGEHVLRFDQSIASIDLEKLEVLGSDFRNSLNCEGVLNEVWLKNCSSKTASLTSVRSLVEGRLEILSTDGNRTFVDAGTQMCLEPFVYPWVIAYSTSEIKIVNVQDGHVCAVFESDSLILNVYCGDRKGRNIFVLYEDGMSVNELLIDVTRGKLIELIGTDSLNWNEYKWPLQVAGGSRIILNDNAFKFLKIDTNGKTFVKQGPRKVPGSIITYGMLDDSNKHMCIFSYDTITHTLWCNIFTIQNSELTHLSEITVSKDLNIIGAPQGSSNTSIHGQFYAVTTENNHIYVWRVRSDGNSNWNVTLWQTINPGNKPETEFNDDTFYFTQNYMLQLPQNTDKTPATIHCTIPSSYRQLFRDP, encoded by the coding sequence ATGAATCGAAATATCGAGACTGTAAATGAAGAAGGATCTTTTGTGGTTGATCTTCTGCGAAAGCCCTTTAAACTCCCGTCACGGTACGATGATCTCCCGTGGGAATCAATCGAGGAGTCAAAACTGACTGAAACAGATATATTGGATCGAAAACATGTTTTTCCGCTGCTCAAAGTAATGCCGATACGTCTCTTCACAACTGACATTGAACGAAGTGAAATGTTcgaatctttgaaacaataCTGTCAAACGGAGCGATACAACAAATTTGGTGCTGATTGGCCAAACGAACTTGCAGATTCGATGGGGCTCGATTCTTTGCTTGATTGGGATTTTGATATGgaacaaattgatgataCTGCAAGTATTCCAGAATATAGCCCAAACCACTTATTAATACTAACAGAACGAACCATTCATGTACTAGGATCCGATGCTAAATTTTTAGCGCCAAACAGAATAGTAGATGCGTTAGTAATACCTAACCAGAAGTGTTCTGATAAAAATGATACGTGCATTCTATGCCTTGCCTCTGGAGAGATATACTCCATGGATTTCCACTACCACCAGACAGCTGAAAAGTATGATATCGAGTTGGTATGTTCATATAAACTTGATAACGTACCCCCAAAGTTTACTGCTAAACTCACTTACTCCAGTACCAATGATCTTATAGGATTTGTAACGTCAATGCATCTCATGTGCGTGTTATCATTGCATAAGCGCGAGAGGGCTTTTTTCAAGTTAGACTTCAACGTTCTGTTACAACTAGGTTGCGATATTGACACTATAACATGGCAATCCGGGAAATTACTTTACATTGATTACTTCAAAAAGAACCATGTAAGGGTAGTAGAGCAAGATGTGCAGGGGTATGGGTTTTTTGAGTGTAACTTTATTATCAATGAtgtgaaagatgaagataaaaTACTATTACTAGATAGAGACAACGTTTTACTCGTCGAAGGTTCAATGAAAAAAGCTAATATAGTTTCGGCAGGGACAGAGAAAATTGACGTTGGTTCTTTAGATCTCGTGTTTGCTTCTTCAGCTGACATTATCGATTATAGCCTGTTTAAGGTGATCGAGGAGCCTTTTAAAAGTGTCAATTTCTTAATCCTCAACAATTGGGTCATATTATTAAGCTTAGTAACAGATTCCAACAAGGTGCTTGTATCTGAGCTTACAAGACTTGCAATACCTATTGATGGCTTGATACTAGAACGGGTGGTGGGATATAACGAAATAGCCATACTCGTTTTGTCTAGGGGAGAAGTAATACGCTATACCGTTGACTTAAATGATATCACTTTTCAAGATACAGGTATAAACAAATTGGCGATAAAACCTACTGTGATGTTATTGAACAATATACTAGATGAACAATGGGTATTTGAAGGATACGAAAAGATAGACCATATTTATAAATATGAACATTCAACTCTActtcattcaaaaaataaGTTGTATGACATCCCCGCTAAATCAGCAGATATTCAAATAACATTTGATCTTATCACATTCATGTCCGAATTCAAAGTGTTCCACGATGTCAGAGTTATTGATTTAAAATGTGCGGTTTCTGgtagttttcaatttggatCCATCTCAATTAGAAGTGATGATCCCGAGGTTCAACAGTATGTGTTAATCGGAATCTCATCGATTTGCGCACCTGAATCATACTATCTGGAGATTGTTAAAGGTGAGCAGATAAAATTTCAGCTGATAGACGACTTACTACCTGAAACTGAGGACACAttcattgaattttttACAGTCAGAGGAACTTTCTTGTCAATAACTGCAAATAATTTGTACATCAACGATTTAGAGGATATCAAGCAGCTCCCACTTCCGTTTTCGATAAAAGGTGCCAAATCAATCTGCATTCCAAAGGATATCTTTAGCATTCTAATATGGAATGAGGATGAAATTAGCATAACGGACTGGAAAAGCGGAACAACTACCAGCATAAACATACCAGAAGGATTTGAAAAGCTGCATGATATTATAGAGATAAATGGGGAACATGTGCTGCGATTTGATCAAAGCATAGCAAGTATAGATCTTGAAAAGCTCGAAGTTTTAGGCAGCGACTTCAGAAATAGTTTGAATTGTGAAGGAGTATTAAACGAAGTGTGGCTAAAAAATTGCAGTTCAAAAACGGCATCACTGACATCCGTTAGAAGTTTAGTCGAGGGAAGGCTCGAAATCCTGTCTACTGATGGGAATCGTACGTTTGTAGATGCTGGAACACAAATGTGTTTAGAGCCATTCGTGTACCCATGGGTAATAGCCTACAGCACTTCAGAAATAAAAATTGTAAACGTTCAAGATGGACATGTATGCGCAGTATTCGAATCAGATTCACTCATACTCAATGTGTACTGTGGTGACAGAAAAGGGAGAAACATATTTGTACTATACGAAGATGGAATGTCAGTAAATGAATTATTGATTGACGTTACTCGGGGGAAACTCATCGAATTGATAGGTACAGACTCGCTAAACTGGAATGAATACAAGTGGCCACTACAAGTGGCTGGCGGGTCAAGAATTATCCTAAATGACAATGCCTTTAAGTTTTTAAAAATTGACACTAATGGAAAGACATTTGTCAAACAAGGCCCAAGAAAAGTACCTGGAAGCATAATTACATATGGGATGCTTGATGATAGCAATAAACATATGTGCATATTCAGTTATGACACAATAACGCACACCCTGTGGTGCAATATCTTTACGATACAGAATTCCGAGCTGACACATTTATCAGAAATAACAGTTTCCAAGGATCTAAACATCATAGGCGCCCCACAGGGTTCAAGTAACACGTCGATCCATGGCCAGTTCTACGCTGTGACAACTGAGAACAACCATATTTACGTATGGAGAGTCAGATCTGACGGTAACAGTAACTGGAATGTAACGCTATGGCAGACCATAAACCCGGGTAACAAACCAGAAACTGAATTCAACGATGACACCTTCTATTTCACACAGAACTATATGCTACAATTACCCCAGAATACTGATAAGACGCCTGCCACCATACATTGTACAATACCTAGCAGTTATCGCCAGTTATTTCGGGACCCCTAA
- a CDS encoding sugar porter family MFS transporter (uniprot|P49374 Kluyveromyces lactis KLLA0A11110g HGT1 High-affinity glucose transporter), translating into MSLKNWLLLRDIQYEGTFYKKFPHVYNIYVIGFIACISGLMFGFDIASMSSMIGTDVYKDYFSNPDSLTYGGITASMAGGSFLGSLISPNFSDAFGRKVSLHICAALWIIGAILQCAAQDQAMLIVGRVISGMGIGFGSSAAPVYCSEISPPKIRGTISGLFQFSVTVGIMVLFYIGYGCHFIDGAAAFRITWGLQMVPGLILMVGVFFIPESPRWLANHDRWEETSLIVANIVANGDVNNEQVRFQLEEIKEQVIIDSAAKNFGYKDLFRKKTLPKTIVGVSAQMWQQLCGMNVMMYYIVYIFNMAGYTGNTNLVASSIQYVLNVVMTIPALFLIDKFGRRPVLIIGGIFMFTWLFSVAGILATYSVPAPGGVNGDDTVTIQIPSENTSAANGVIASSYLFVCFFAPTWGIGIWIYCSEIFNNMERAKGSALSAATNWAFNFALAMFVPSAFKNISWKTYIIFGVFSVALTIQTFFMFPETKGKTLEEIDQMWVDNIPAWRTANYIPQLPIVKDEEGNKLGLLGNPQHLEDVHSNEKGLLDRSDSASNSN; encoded by the coding sequence atgtcattgaaaaattggcTTTTGCTACGTGATATCCAATACGAGGGAACGTTTTATAAAAAGTTCCCCCATGTCTACAACATTTACGTCATCGGTTTCATAGCATGTATCTCCGGTCTTATGTTCGGTTTTGATATCGCATCGATGTCTTCTATGATTGGTACCGATGTTTACAAGGACTATTTCAGTAATCCTGACTCTTTGACTTACGGTGGTATTACTGCTTCTATGGCAGGTGGTTCATTCTTGGGTTCTTTGATCTCTCCAAACTTTTCTGATGCTTTTGGTAGAAAAGTCTCTTTGCATATATGTGCTGCTCTATGGATTATTGGTGCCATTCTACAATGTGCTGCTCAAGACCAAGCCATGTTGATCGTGGGTCGTGTTATTTCTGGTATGGGTATTGGTTTCGGTTCCTCTGCTGCCCCTGTGTACTGTTCTGAAATCTCCCCACCAAAGATTAGAGGTACCATTTCTGgtcttttccaattctctGTTACCGTTGGTATCATGGTCCTATTCTACATCGGTTACGGTTGTCACTTCATTGATGGCGCTGCTGCCTTTAGAATCACTTGGGGGTTGCAAATGGTTCCAGGTTTGATCTTAATGGTCGGTGTATTCTTTATCCCGGAATCCCCACGTTGGTTGGCTAACCATGATCGTTGGGAAGAAACTTCTCTCATCGTTGCTAACATCGTTGCTAACGGTGACGTTAACAACGAACAAGTTCGTTtccaattggaagaaattaaGGAACAAGTCATCATCGATTCTGCTGCCAAGAACTTCGGTTACAAAGATTTATTCAGAAAGAAGACTTTACCAAAAACAATCGTTGGTGTTTCTGCTCAAATGTGGCAACAACTATGTGGTATGAATGTTATGATGTACTACATTGTCTACATTTTCAACATGGCTGGTTACACTGGTAACACTAACTTGGTTGCCTCGTCCATTCAATATGTGCTAAATGTTGTTATGACTATCCCAGCATTGTTCTTGATTGATAAATTTGGTAGAAGACCTGTGTTGATCATTGGTGGTATCTTCATGTTCACTTGGTTGTTCTCTGTCGCTGGTATCTTGGCTACTTACTCCGTTCCAGCCCCAGGCGGTGTCAACGGTGATGATACTGTTACTATTCAAATTCCAAGTGAAAACACTTCCGCTGCTAACGGTGTCATTGCATCCTCATACTTGTTCGTCTGTTTCTTCGCTCCAACTTGGGGTATTGGTATCTGGATTTACTGttctgaaattttcaacaacatGGAAAGAGCTAAGGGTTCTGCCCTTTCTGCAGCAACTAACTGGGCCTTCAACTTTGCCTTGGCTATGTTCGTTCCATCTGCCTTCAAAAACATTTCCTGGAAGACCTACATCATCTTTGGTGTCTTCTCTGTTGCTTTGACTATTCAAACTTTCTTCATGTTCCCAGAAACTAAGGGGAAAACTTTAGAAGAAATCGACCAAATGTGGGTTGATAATATTCCAGCATGGAGGACTGCTAATTACATTCCACAACTACCTATCgttaaagatgaagaaggtaACAAGTTGGGCTTGTTGGGTAACCCACAACATTTGGAAGATGTTCATTCTAATGAAAAGGGTCTACTTGACCGTTCCGACTCAGCAAGCAACTCCAATTAA
- the CWH43 gene encoding Cwh43p (similar to uniprot|P25618 Saccharomyces cerevisiae YCR017C CWH43 Putative sensor/transporter protein involved in cell wall biogenesis contains 14-16 transmembrane segments and several putative glycosylation and phosphorylation sites null mutation is synthetically lethal with pkc1 deletion): MVSIRGSVIAWTHTVCAASAFIAALVVGYTLHFEKIVANAWYRYPDEWFPSVSATIGDRYPERSIFQILIALTALPRFLLLFTHYYLNRSLFTLLVGIVRTITCGGWVYITSTDDHDAHDVFMISYIVLTIPWDYMIIKHSQYKEWKKILMTAFFGTLIPLIYWFIQHQVHRRAGAYSVYAYFEWSLIVLDIAFDALACQDFEQIKISVSDWSATEDENIVVPTEYIVETEEQVDITVTETVEEKLNDSSVEELSDDENIQQEHSRLLESNDNEITILLKETEDIMYPNDLPVPPSQDSFMYVIVNTFNSFMFWTTVTSLFCMLWHFPLWYMGISGYEAVILSTLSPVFLYIPLVTVVVDQYGMLLANVFSIGAFFIDTPETRLLTVALATALIVMTFALNLNSLNSSSIGKFSLTWIMGLILSVVVKMGFFTNNPLWAIMNENNGGLNIPGLVVSTLFALITPFTNSCHLWNRSKTTTRLPFFRKLLVSTGFGSLVFAIHQSLTDASTLIYWCWEGWNSHKGPLAWPWAGLVCVAMIGGALTGKQSSRTISMTLAISTLALAVPQVKEWFRFVFGVLPYVVSIIWIIPSYFELVNYIQSPGFLSYSFFIYILFVLAHVWTVAYAFVPYGWILREKLPQVLCFSTTFILAGLIEFDSFKPYEGIAKSFTKKIRVVAVGLLLLTGIFTYQIRPTLVPEPYHPEANLITAGIWTIHFGFDNDLWASEDRMTHLIKDMQLDIVGLLETDTQRITTGNRDLTAKMAHDLGMYADFGPGPNKHTWGCVLLSKFPIIKSEHHLLPSPVGELAPAIHATIEAYGELVDVFVFHSGQEEDEEDRRLQSEAMAELMGSTDRPSILLSYLVTKPHQDNYNIYVSDKSQMYDIDPTDEDRWCEYILYKKLKRAGYARVSRATITDTELQVAKFQVLPDIDEVDEDYLYGYRRLPTKNVHRSFKFPKKFMGDGERGHHYHVFDEPRYFN; this comes from the coding sequence ATGGTTTCTATCAGAGGTAGCGTAATTGCTTGGACGCACACTGTTTGTGCTGCCTCAGCATTTATTGCGGCCTTAGTGGTTGGATACACATTgcattttgaaaagatcgtTGCTAATGCATGGTATAGGTATCCAGATGAATGGTTCCCAAGTGTGAGTGCTACTATTGGTGATAGGTACCCGGAGAGATctattttccaaattttgaTTGCTCTAACTGCGTTACCGAGGtttttattgttattcACACATTACTATTTGAATCGTTCGTTATTCACTCTTTTGGTTGGAATTGTGAGAACGATCACATGCGGTGGTTGGGTATACATTACTAGTACGGACGATCATGATGCTCATGATGTGTTTATGATTTCTTACATAGTTTTAACTATCCCATGGGATTATATGATTATCAAACACTCTCAATATAAGGaatggaagaaaattttgatgaCTGCCTTCTTCGGAACTTTGATCCCATTGATCTACTGGTTTATCCAACATCAGGTCCATAGAAGAGCTGGTGCTTATTCTGTTTACGCGTATTTCGAATGGTCTCTGATTGTTTTAGACATTGCATTTGACGCACTAGCTTGTCAAGATTTCGAGCAAATCAAGATCTCTGTCTCTGATTGGTCCGCTACTGAGGATGAAAACATCGTAGTTCCAACTGAATACATAgttgaaactgaagaaCAAGTCGACATTACCGTGACTGAGACCGTTGAGGAAAAGCTGAATGACTCTTCTGTTGAAGAACTATCCGATGATGAGAACATTCAACAGGAACATTCCAGATTATTGGAATCAAACGATAACGAAATTAcaatattgttgaaagaaaccGAGGATATCATGTATCCAAACGATCTTCCTGTTCCTCCCTCTCAGGACTCGTTCATGTACGTCATTGTCAATACTTTCAACTCTTTTATGTTTTGGACTACCGTCACGTCTTTGTTCTGTATGCTATGGCATTTCCCACTATGGTATATGGGTATCTCTGGATATGAGGCAGTTATTCTTTCGACATTGTCACCTGTATTTTTGTATATCCCATTGGTTACTGTTGTTGTGGACCAATATGGTATGCTACTTGCCAATGTGTTCTCGATCGGTGCCTTCTTCATTGATACACCAGAAACTAGACTATTAACCGTTGCGTTGGCTACTGCCTTAATTGTTATGACTTTTGCCCTAAACTTGAACTCGTTGAACAGTTCCTCCATTGGTAAGTTCTCACTCACATGGATCATGGGTTTAATCCTTTCAGTAGTGGTCAAAATGGGTTTCTTTACTAACAACCCACTTTGGGCTATCatgaatgaaaacaatggTGGGCTAAATATTCCAGGATTGGTCGTATCGACTTTATTCGCCCTAATAACGCCATTCACGAACTCTTGTCACTTATGGAACAGAAGTAAAACCACGACCAGATTGCCATTTTTCCGAAAATTATTGGTGTCGACCGGTTTTGGGAGTCTTGTCTTTGCAATTCATCAGTCATTGACTGATGCCTCCACTTTGATTTACTGGTGTTGGGAAGGTTGGAACAGCCATAAAGGTCCATTGGCTTGGCCTTGGGCTGGTCTCGTTTGCGTTGCTATGATTGGTGGTGCTTTAACCGGTAAACAATCATCACGTACAATCTCTATGACTCTTGCTATCTCTACGCTTGCTTTAGCAGTACCTCAAGTGAAAGAATGGTTCAGATTCGTATTCGGTGTATTACCATACGTTGTATCCATAATTTGGATTATCCCATCGTATTTTGAATTGGTAAACTATATTCAATCTCCAGGATTTTTGTCATATTCCTTTTTCATCTACATTCTATTTGTCCTAGCCCATGTTTGGACTGTAGCTTATGCGTTTGTTCCATACGGTTGGATATTGAGGGAGAAATTACCACAAGTTTTATGTTTTTCCACCACCTTCATCCTAGCCGGATTGATAGAATTTGATAGTTTCAAACCATATGAAGGCATTGCAAAATCTTTCACCAAGAAAATCCGCGTTGTGGCTGTAGGTCTCTTGCTTCTAACCGGAATCTTCACATATCAAATTAGGCCCACTTTGGTACCAGAACCTTATCACCCAGAAGCAAATTTGATTACTGCAGGTATCTGGACTATTCATTTCGGTTTCGATAATGATCTATGGGCGAGTGAAGATAGAATGACCCATCTAATCAAGGATATGCAACTTGATATTGTTGGCTTACTAGAAACTGATACTCAGCGTATCACCACTGGTAATCGTGATTTAACTGCGAAGATGGCTCATGATTTGGGTATGTATGCTGATTTCGGTCCAGGGCCAAACAAACATACTTGGGGTTGTGTGCTTCTTTCGAAGTTCCCAATCATCAAAAGTGAACATCATCTATTGCCATCCCCAGTTGGTGAATTGGCTCCTGCTATCCACGCCACCATTGAAGCATATGGTGAATTGGTTGACGTATTTGTTTTCCATAGTGGacaggaagaagatgaagaagacagAAGGTTACAGAGTGAAGCTATGGCTGAATTGATGGGGTCCACTGATAGACCTAGTATATTGCTAAGTTACCTGGTGACCAAGCCACATCAAGATAATTATAACATTTATGTCAGTGACAAAAGTCAAATGTATGATATCGATCCAACTGACGAAGATAGATGGTGCGAATATATTCTTTACaaaaaattaaagagaGCGGGTTATGCAAGAGTGTCTCGTGCCACGATTACTGATACTGAACTCCAAGTTGCTAAATTCCAGGTTCTACCagatattgatgaagttgatgagGATTATCTATACGGATATAGAAGACTTCCAACCAAAAATGTGCATAgaagtttcaaattccCAAAGAAATTCATGGGTGATGGTGAAAGAGGCCATCATTATCACGTTTTTGATGAACCTCGTTATTTCAACTGA